A DNA window from Streptomyces asoensis contains the following coding sequences:
- a CDS encoding YbaB/EbfC family nucleoid-associated protein, with protein sequence MSDRKETIEQRLARAVADLETTTAAVAEAEAELSHASCTIRSQDRSVEVTVSAQGDLTDVRFLEGKYRTMPAGQLAASVLEAAQEARAVMARRVMETFEPFTRPHESVPELPGVDIDWHKIFGPGVLDGPSGGDRHASSRRLLDEIHEDQED encoded by the coding sequence ATGAGCGACAGGAAAGAGACGATCGAGCAGCGGCTCGCCCGCGCCGTGGCGGACCTGGAGACCACCACGGCGGCGGTCGCGGAGGCGGAGGCGGAGCTCAGTCACGCCAGCTGCACGATCCGCTCCCAGGACCGGTCGGTCGAGGTGACCGTCAGCGCGCAGGGCGATCTGACCGACGTGCGGTTCCTGGAGGGCAAGTACCGCACCATGCCGGCCGGACAACTGGCCGCGAGCGTGCTGGAGGCCGCCCAGGAGGCGCGGGCGGTCATGGCCCGCCGGGTGATGGAGACCTTCGAGCCGTTCACCCGGCCGCACGAGTCCGTGCCCGAACTGCCGGGCGTGGACATCGACTGGCACAAGATCTTCGGCCCGGGGGTCCTCGACGGCCCCTCGGGCGGGGACCGCCATGCCTCGTCGCGCCGACTGCTCGACGAGATCCACGAGGACCAGGAGGACTGA
- a CDS encoding RICIN domain-containing protein, with protein sequence MTTAPHTAGSPQGSEGEAATTAATTPDGTSEPAAAVTAPGVEPGGEPVGRPAGGAKPEPDPDTEEPEAEEPEAEAPQASEPEAAPPGSAGAAPDSGAAPGSEGADRADGAAAAATGTSEGAAQVRGADAELATVTSGDGSGADAAREGQPGRPPRTILAAAAIAGALLVSVPFLINTSDDGNGGARAGGSGSTADSVLKDLDGAPGAFESAAPVAGKPHSGSPAPRTAGGKQAGAPGSGTAGGSSGSGGSGSVKEDAASGTSSSTTGGKAASGTSSKPPAKSSSSHSSSSSSSSGGGTAQSATSGGTTTQVAAGVLVYSHAGGGRCVDIVGDKGKDGSPLEIWDCNGKNWQKWDFRSDGTARSMGLCMDIAWASTANGAVIQLAKCNGGWAQKFKVNASHDLVNTAIGKCVDVKDTGTANGTRLQLWTCNGQDNQKWSKR encoded by the coding sequence TTGACCACCGCACCGCACACCGCCGGGTCCCCGCAGGGTTCCGAGGGCGAGGCCGCCACCACGGCCGCCACCACGCCGGACGGAACCTCGGAGCCGGCCGCCGCGGTCACCGCCCCGGGCGTCGAACCGGGCGGTGAGCCGGTCGGCAGACCTGCCGGCGGCGCAAAGCCGGAACCGGATCCGGACACGGAGGAGCCGGAGGCAGAGGAACCGGAGGCAGAAGCGCCGCAAGCCTCGGAGCCGGAAGCAGCGCCGCCGGGCTCCGCTGGAGCCGCACCCGACTCCGGAGCCGCCCCCGGTTCCGAGGGCGCGGACCGCGCCGACGGCGCCGCCGCCGCTGCCACAGGCACTTCCGAAGGCGCCGCCCAGGTCCGGGGGGCGGACGCCGAACTGGCCACCGTCACCTCCGGGGACGGCTCCGGCGCGGACGCCGCACGGGAGGGGCAGCCCGGCCGGCCGCCGCGCACCATCCTGGCGGCCGCCGCCATAGCGGGCGCCCTGCTGGTGTCCGTCCCTTTCCTGATCAACACCAGTGACGACGGCAACGGCGGTGCCCGGGCCGGTGGTTCGGGCAGCACCGCGGACTCCGTCCTGAAGGACCTCGACGGCGCCCCCGGCGCCTTCGAGTCGGCCGCTCCCGTGGCGGGCAAGCCCCACTCGGGCTCCCCCGCGCCGCGTACGGCGGGCGGCAAGCAGGCGGGCGCCCCGGGTTCCGGCACGGCCGGGGGCTCGTCCGGCTCCGGCGGGAGCGGATCGGTGAAGGAGGACGCCGCGTCGGGCACTTCGTCCTCGACGACCGGCGGCAAGGCGGCGAGCGGCACCTCGTCGAAGCCCCCCGCCAAGTCCTCGTCCTCCCACTCGTCCTCGTCCTCGTCCTCCAGCGGCGGCGGGACGGCGCAGTCCGCCACCTCCGGAGGCACGACCACGCAGGTCGCCGCCGGCGTTCTGGTCTACAGCCATGCGGGCGGCGGCCGGTGCGTCGACATCGTGGGCGACAAGGGCAAGGACGGCTCCCCGCTGGAGATCTGGGACTGCAACGGGAAGAACTGGCAGAAGTGGGACTTCCGGTCCGACGGCACCGCCCGCTCCATGGGCCTGTGCATGGACATCGCATGGGCCTCGACCGCCAACGGGGCCGTGATCCAGCTCGCCAAGTGCAACGGGGGCTGGGCCCAGAAGTTCAAGGTCAACGCGTCGCACGACCTGGTCAACACGGCGATCGGCAAGTGCGTCGACGTCAAGGACACCGGGACCGCCAACGGCACACGGCTCCAGCTGTGGACCTGCAACGGCCAGGACAACCAGAAGTGGAGCAAGCGCTGA
- a CDS encoding aromatic ring-hydroxylating dioxygenase subunit alpha yields MPHTTAFARNQWYVAAYSSEVGREELLGRTVLGEPLVLYRTEEEGTPVVLHDRCVHRRFPLSQSRLDGDRVVCGYHGFTYDTTGACVYVPGQKRVPRTARVAAYPVVEQDSLVWVWIGDPALADPQAVPRARHLDSPGWTTVRGMEPIDADYGLLVDNLLDLSHETYLHGGYIGTPEVAETPITTEVDEGAGIVRVSRHMDDAECPPFYARSTGIEGRITRWQDIEYHAPCLYLLHSRIAPVGVVPEADGSDPNGFHTEITYAITPSADGKVYDFWMVSRDWATDDEEVSGFLRGNNHTVVMQDVDALNLLQRTLGSERAGYQELSINIDTGGLAARRILARLVEEGDKPVEKVL; encoded by the coding sequence ATGCCTCACACGACCGCCTTCGCCAGGAACCAGTGGTACGTCGCCGCCTACAGCAGTGAGGTCGGGCGGGAGGAACTGCTCGGCCGTACGGTCCTCGGGGAGCCGCTCGTCCTCTACCGCACCGAGGAGGAGGGGACGCCCGTCGTGCTGCACGACCGCTGTGTGCACCGGCGCTTCCCCCTGTCGCAGAGCCGGCTGGACGGTGACCGAGTCGTGTGCGGCTACCACGGCTTCACCTACGACACGACCGGCGCCTGCGTGTACGTACCGGGGCAGAAACGCGTCCCCCGCACCGCCCGGGTCGCCGCCTATCCGGTCGTGGAGCAGGACTCTCTGGTGTGGGTGTGGATCGGCGACCCGGCGCTCGCCGACCCGCAGGCCGTTCCGCGCGCCCGGCACCTCGACTCCCCCGGCTGGACCACCGTGCGCGGCATGGAGCCGATCGACGCGGACTACGGGCTGCTCGTCGACAACCTGCTCGACCTCTCCCACGAGACGTATCTGCACGGCGGTTACATCGGCACGCCCGAGGTCGCCGAGACGCCGATCACCACCGAGGTCGACGAGGGCGCGGGGATCGTCCGGGTGAGCCGGCACATGGACGACGCCGAGTGCCCCCCGTTCTACGCCCGTTCGACCGGAATCGAGGGCCGGATCACCCGCTGGCAGGACATCGAGTACCACGCGCCCTGTCTGTATCTGCTGCACAGCCGGATCGCGCCGGTGGGCGTCGTGCCCGAGGCGGACGGCAGCGACCCGAACGGCTTCCACACCGAGATCACGTACGCGATCACCCCGTCCGCCGACGGCAAGGTGTACGACTTCTGGATGGTCTCGCGGGACTGGGCGACGGACGACGAGGAGGTGAGCGGGTTCCTGCGCGGCAACAACCACACGGTGGTCATGCAGGACGTCGACGCGCTCAACCTCCTTCAGCGCACGCTCGGTTCGGAGCGGGCCGGCTATCAGGAGCTGAGCATCAACATCGACACCGGTGGGCTGGCCGCCCGCCGTATCCTCGCCCGGCTCGTGGAGGAGGGCGACAAGCCGGTGGAGAAGGTCCTGTGA
- a CDS encoding PDR/VanB family oxidoreductase gives MSESESESEYEAELFVAEREFAAEGVLALTLRHPLGEELPAWEAGAHVDLVLGPGLERQYSLCGDPADRSAWRIAVLREPAGRGGSVQVHEQVGVGGKLRVRGPRNHFALRPAGRYLFLAGGIGITPILPMLAAAEAAGVEWSLLYGARTRASMAFAGELARYGDRVTLAPQDETGLLDLARALDALPGDALVYCCGPGPLLDAVERLCPADALRVERFRAKEQPGDEDEEFEVELARSGRTLTVAPGVSVLDTVRAAGVEVLYSCTEGTCGTCETDVLEGTPEHRDCVLDAQEREAGETMMICVSRCRGKKLVLDL, from the coding sequence ATGAGCGAGAGCGAGAGCGAGAGCGAGTACGAAGCCGAACTCTTCGTGGCGGAACGCGAGTTCGCCGCCGAGGGCGTGCTCGCCCTCACGCTGCGCCACCCCCTGGGCGAGGAGCTCCCGGCCTGGGAGGCCGGAGCCCACGTGGACCTCGTGCTGGGTCCGGGCCTGGAGCGGCAGTACTCGCTGTGCGGGGATCCGGCCGACCGCAGCGCGTGGCGGATCGCGGTGCTGCGCGAACCGGCGGGGCGGGGCGGATCCGTCCAGGTGCACGAGCAGGTGGGCGTGGGCGGCAAGCTACGGGTGCGGGGCCCCCGCAACCACTTCGCGCTGCGTCCCGCCGGCCGCTACCTGTTCCTCGCGGGCGGCATCGGCATCACGCCGATCCTGCCGATGCTGGCCGCGGCCGAGGCGGCGGGCGTCGAGTGGAGCCTGCTCTACGGCGCTCGCACCCGCGCATCCATGGCGTTCGCCGGGGAGTTGGCGCGCTACGGGGACCGGGTCACCCTCGCGCCGCAGGACGAGACCGGGCTGCTCGACCTCGCCCGCGCGCTCGACGCGCTGCCGGGGGACGCCCTGGTCTACTGCTGCGGTCCTGGGCCACTGCTGGACGCCGTGGAGAGGCTGTGTCCGGCGGACGCCCTCCGTGTCGAGCGGTTCCGGGCGAAGGAGCAACCGGGGGACGAGGACGAGGAGTTCGAGGTCGAGCTCGCCCGGAGCGGGCGGACGCTGACCGTCGCGCCGGGGGTGTCCGTGCTGGACACCGTGCGGGCCGCGGGGGTCGAGGTGCTCTACTCCTGCACGGAGGGCACCTGCGGCACCTGCGAGACCGACGTCCTCGAGGGCACGCCGGAGCACCGTGACTGCGTGCTCGACGCCCAGGAGCGGGAGGCCGGGGAGACGATGATGATCTGTGTGTCCCGGTGCCGGGGGAAGAAGCTCGTCCTGGACCTGTGA
- a CDS encoding helix-turn-helix domain-containing protein, whose translation MAEDGFEVPGTAATLLLSAVVARVAVLADRLGVPHAEVFGTGRLSVASGVPEPVVRALLSGRPAGEPDVQARFLQRLDLLRRTRLKTNGRKYTQQEIADGAGMSRQQAGALINGDRRPTMEHCDALQRFFRVHAGFLTAEDPEALSGALQHIEQELLQKLAAREAAAAAEDPLERLLQDHGVRGIAWRAAQLPTDQHRDKVAEWLDMLLESVKRPES comes from the coding sequence GTGGCGGAGGATGGCTTCGAGGTTCCGGGCACCGCGGCGACGCTGCTGCTGTCGGCCGTCGTCGCCCGTGTCGCCGTGCTCGCCGACCGGCTCGGCGTACCGCACGCGGAGGTCTTCGGCACCGGGCGGCTGTCCGTCGCCTCGGGCGTCCCGGAGCCGGTGGTCAGGGCGCTGCTGAGCGGCCGTCCCGCCGGTGAGCCGGATGTCCAGGCCCGCTTCCTGCAACGCCTGGACCTGCTGCGCCGCACCCGGCTGAAGACGAACGGCCGCAAGTACACCCAGCAGGAGATCGCGGACGGCGCCGGGATGTCACGCCAGCAGGCGGGCGCCCTGATCAACGGCGACCGGCGTCCCACGATGGAGCACTGCGACGCCCTCCAGCGGTTCTTCCGCGTCCACGCCGGCTTTCTCACGGCCGAGGACCCGGAAGCGCTCTCGGGCGCCCTGCAACACATCGAGCAGGAGCTGCTCCAGAAGCTCGCCGCACGGGAGGCGGCCGCGGCAGCCGAGGATCCGCTGGAGCGCCTGCTCCAGGACCACGGCGTGCGCGGGATCGCCTGGCGGGCCGCTCAGCTGCCCACCGACCAGCACCGGGACAAGGTCGCGGAATGGCTGGACATGCTCCTGGAGAGCGTGAAGCGGCCCGAGTCGTGA
- a CDS encoding toxin-antitoxin system, toxin component, giving the protein MRRLSGELVAELALPAPAAPVDLYTALCDGMSRRRGRPVHFRMACFPTDTASGLWLDMADQDLVVVEERTAPDHQLVILGHELWHMKAGHCGEHVEGTAVAARLLSDGADLQATVRSVAARTRFDLADEREAESFGLLLASKCRGWLPGSSPRERGQRDHLAGRIEASLGYLGPQN; this is encoded by the coding sequence ATGCGCCGCCTCAGCGGGGAGCTGGTCGCGGAACTGGCCCTCCCCGCCCCGGCGGCGCCGGTCGACCTGTACACCGCCCTGTGCGACGGGATGAGCAGACGGCGCGGCCGCCCGGTGCACTTCCGCATGGCCTGCTTCCCGACCGACACGGCCAGCGGACTGTGGCTCGACATGGCCGACCAGGATCTCGTGGTCGTCGAGGAACGCACCGCCCCCGACCACCAGCTGGTGATCCTGGGCCACGAGCTGTGGCACATGAAGGCGGGCCACTGCGGCGAGCACGTCGAGGGCACCGCGGTCGCCGCCCGTTTACTCAGCGACGGGGCCGATCTCCAGGCCACGGTGCGCAGTGTCGCGGCGCGCACGCGGTTCGATCTGGCCGACGAGAGGGAGGCCGAGAGCTTCGGGCTGCTGCTGGCCAGCAAGTGCCGGGGCTGGCTGCCGGGTTCGTCGCCCCGTGAGCGGGGGCAGCGCGACCATCTGGCGGGCCGCATCGAGGCGTCCCTCGGCTATCTGGGGCCCCAGAACTGA